The proteins below come from a single Psychrobacter sp. FDAARGOS_221 genomic window:
- a CDS encoding LrgB family protein, giving the protein MDLLQQMPVGTTYFTIIAAFMLTLVAHVIARVLAKRIQGLPMVITALMLVLTFLFLFSWDYDHYYAVAKPIFDHLLGYVTVLLAIPLATMNFKGLPLKKLTIIVIIASVVGALLPMGMAYGFSLSHDSILAFATRSVTTPIGLSVAEIIKAPLALANLIIIVSGLLGGAVARVLFRNVEDDRAKGLALGLAAHAFGTVEAWQISHTAGRYAAFGLAVNGLVTAVWVPIFLAAIL; this is encoded by the coding sequence ATGGATTTATTACAGCAAATGCCAGTTGGCACCACTTACTTCACTATTATTGCTGCCTTTATGCTGACTTTGGTTGCACACGTGATTGCCCGTGTGTTGGCCAAACGCATCCAAGGCTTGCCGATGGTGATTACTGCCTTAATGTTGGTATTGACCTTTTTATTCTTGTTTAGCTGGGACTATGACCACTATTATGCAGTCGCCAAACCTATTTTTGATCACTTGCTTGGCTACGTGACAGTGCTATTGGCCATTCCATTAGCCACTATGAATTTTAAGGGCTTGCCTCTTAAGAAGCTAACCATCATTGTTATTATAGCCAGCGTGGTGGGCGCATTATTACCGATGGGCATGGCCTATGGATTCTCCTTAAGTCACGACAGTATTTTGGCGTTTGCCACTCGCTCAGTCACCACACCTATTGGCCTGAGTGTCGCCGAGATTATTAAAGCGCCTTTGGCCTTGGCTAACTTGATTATTATTGTATCTGGGTTATTAGGTGGCGCGGTCGCTAGAGTATTGTTTCGTAATGTTGAAGACGATAGAGCCAAAGGCTTAGCACTGGGATTAGCCGCTCACGCCTTTGGTACAGTTGAGGCGTGGCAGATTAGTCACACTGCAGGACGTTACGCAGCTTTTGGATTGGCCGTTAATGGTTTGGTCACTGCGGTTTGGGTACCGATATTTTTGGCCGCCATACTCTAA
- a CDS encoding CidA/LrgA family protein has product MTTFTDKAPSAATNTSAMAEVDSRQDTSQSTEATQATTNSSSATQHSPKKPLPLPIAILLTLALVIFIREGAVFVCQAVGYASAANIVGMISFFIILMLWRFTLGLPEWLTQASNTLLVDSGFAFLPVSAGAGLLIFALGDELWGIIITMVVSTLLPLWALAKLANAWLGGSNDPDDADSQHLHSKADQSIKQKVMHDNTQTTSSDNTR; this is encoded by the coding sequence ATGACAACTTTTACCGACAAAGCACCTTCTGCAGCGACCAATACGTCTGCTATGGCAGAGGTAGACAGTCGCCAAGACACGTCGCAATCTACTGAAGCGACCCAGGCGACAACCAACTCTAGCTCCGCTACTCAGCACTCACCAAAAAAACCACTACCGCTGCCTATTGCAATATTGCTAACTCTGGCATTGGTAATTTTTATTCGTGAAGGTGCAGTATTCGTCTGTCAGGCTGTCGGTTATGCCAGTGCGGCCAATATTGTCGGTATGATTTCCTTTTTTATTATCCTGATGCTTTGGCGATTTACTTTAGGACTGCCTGAGTGGCTGACTCAAGCCAGTAATACCTTATTGGTCGATAGTGGCTTTGCATTCTTGCCGGTATCTGCAGGTGCCGGTCTATTAATCTTTGCCTTAGGTGATGAGCTTTGGGGCATTATCATTACCATGGTGGTCAGCACCCTGTTACCGTTGTGGGCATTAGCAAAACTGGCCAATGCTTGGCTAGGCGGCTCTAATGATCCTGACGATGCTGATAGTCAGCACTTGCACTCAAAGGCTGATCAGAGTATTAAGCAAAAGGTTATGCACGACAATACTCAGACCACATCTTCTGATAACACACGTTAA